GACGAAGTTCGCTATGAGTCGATCAATAGATGTCCGGAGTTGGGGGTTGTCGCTGGGATACAGAGCTGTGAAGATACCTTCAGTCCACCCGTCCCGATGGATAGCAGTGTATCTCTCCCTCTCGGTGCCATCATGGAAGCGTCGATTATTTTCGGTGATCTTCACCTTCGGTCGTGTTACAGCGTATGCATCACGTTTTTCGAACTGAGGTGGGTGGGGGAGGTCGCCTGCATACCGGTCGTGATGGTCGTCAACGGCTTCCTGAGGAATGACATGGACGACAACCAAGGCTGGGTCCTCGACAATTGTCCCATCGGGAGCTTGTCGGCGCTTCACACGATCCAGCAAATCCTCATAGAGATCATCTACTTCTGACTCAATGTCTACGAACGGTCGATTGGGGTCGACACGGAGGTGTTCCCGGATCAGATCGTTGTTCTCACGATCGCCCACCAAGCTGTTCCGGATTTTCGAGAAGTCCCAAACCGTCGTGGGAATTCCCCATTCCTCGTGGAGCTCCTCTTCAACCCGATCCCGTTTGGTCGTACTGGGGTCTTGTGTTGTGGCGAAAATGTAGAAGTCAAAGTCACGATCGAAGTTCTCAACAGCTGTTTCGATGTCGTCGTGGGCTTTCCCGACCCAATTGTCTTTCTGCACGGAGCAATGAAGGATCCCGTCTCGGTCACCATCCACGAGGAAGGCGTCGCGACCG
This genomic window from Natronomonas marina contains:
- a CDS encoding restriction endonuclease translates to MSNSRIEVALQTVGSDRFERLMHDLLEREGYTVDPTGTSGPDGGRDAFLVDGDRDGILHCSVQKDNWVGKAHDDIETAVENFDRDFDFYIFATTQDPSTTKRDRVEEELHEEWGIPTTVWDFSKIRNSLVGDRENNDLIREHLRVDPNRPFVDIESEVDDLYEDLLDRVKRRQAPDGTIVEDPALVVVHVIPQEAVDDHHDRYAGDLPHPPQFEKRDAYAVTRPKVKITENNRRFHDGTERERYTAIHRDGWTEGIFTALYPSDNPQLRTSIDRLIANFVHTALGTFDEADIYPPYYVYVSILGAEGYTLSRPSGSNRPPSNVRPFTEDEIRLNRVQIDNPDVDVPDVMRKTFDQLWRHGGWDHSVNYQASETDDGETVYEWNPYR